The Gambusia affinis linkage group LG09, SWU_Gaff_1.0, whole genome shotgun sequence DNA window TTTAAAACTGCACTTGGCTACATGGTTGCTATTAAACAGTGGAACTGTAGTGTATGTTTATTATCTAGTGAACATCATGCACCAGCCCAAGTCGAATTGTGTGTATatatgacaaacaaaaagaagttaCTTACTGAGGGTAGGCGAACTCTGGTGGTATCTCTGGTGCTGCTATCATTTCTGTAACATCTTCTGGTTAACGTCAACTTTACAACTGACTTAAGATTATTCTCAAAAAGTGAGACGGGGGAGGTTGCATGTGACCtagaaaatagtaaaaagaaaaaaagtttaaaaagctaGTTAAGCATTGTACCCTGGATGTAGATTTTGTATGGACATACattctgaatatatatatatatatatatatatatatatatatatatatatatatatatatatatatatatatatatatatatatatattaaaaaaaagctagttAAGCAATATTAAGAAACACTTCAATAAACAGCGTCAAATTAAGAGAAAACTATAATGTGATAACAATAATCTGTCTCTGTAGAGAGAAACCAATTCTtagagaggaggggaaaaaagtttcaCATGGTAACAGGGGGCGGACACAAACTCTACTGTCATGCTTGCTATCCTCCTATTGGCTGCTCTTTCCTCAGTTCTTTTGGTTTACGGATAACGTCACACAGGCAAGCAGAGAGTTTCATCCTCAAAGGCCAAATATGGTGCTGTCCATTCCGCCCCATACATATGTAAACCAATGAAAAGGGCAGGCTCAACATCAACAGGCCGCATTGCACGGTTGTGAAATAGACATCCATACATATCACCTTGAAAAGTAGGCAGAACTTTTTgggtgttttgatttttttcccctaacaATGCAAAGAAATGTAAACGCTTCCTTTGCAATGAAGGGCTGGAATTGAAACGCCAAGAGAGACAAAATGTTCAGTCCTGGGAAACGCAAACAAACTCCACCGTGCAATTTGCTGCTCTGGGAGAAGGTCCAGTGCAACTTACATTAGGTATATAAATTACATAGACAGGGTCTGAACAATTTAATGAAACGATTGGAATTAACTCAATTAGAAGATATCGATGTTCTACACGCGCAAATCGGCGCTTATAACAAGATATGTTCCTTAGAAAATACGAGTAAAcatccaaaaaagaaaaaagaaagaaaagcgcAGGGCAAATATGCGTTTGGTAGCAACTTGTATCATAACAGTACTTCTTCAGGTGTTATTATTACGTGCGTGTTTCCCCGCTCGTGATGGGATCGTACCTGACAAGTCGACACGGTTTTATGGGTGTAGACTGAAAAAGTGGCGCCAAATCGGGCTGCGCCGCTTATAAAGTTGTAACAGAGAAGCAACAGAGTATCATGTCAAGGGAGGCGAAGCCTTGAACCAAGTCTATGTGAATGGAGGCTAACAGCGATTTCAAAAAATCACCGTCTCAATTCCCTCCAACCACGCCGACGCAGCTGCGCTCTTCGTCGGCTCCTGTCAAAATTGACACCGGTGCGCCGCTGGTGCTAGCGCCACCAGCTAAGGAACCGAGGTTCTCGGTGTCTTTTCCTCGACGTCAGCTAGTTGAGATCTGATGAACCAAGCATGCACGACTCGGCAAGAACTAGCTGCTTGTTGTCGAACAAGCAAGGCGGCGAATATTTACGAATTATTTCAGACTGATTTTTCAACCTAGAAACTCGTTCGCTACGTCTGTAAGACCACATCATAACAAAACAACGTAAGCTCTACTGTACTAGcctaagctaaaaaaaattagccaCTACACAATGACGCTAATCAACCATTTGAACGTGAGAATAAAGTCCGTTTTTTCCACGTAACACATACAGACAAAATATGTCCCAAAGTAAGCACATATTAATAGTTAAACTGCATTTAACAAGCGGATAACAAGTACCGCTAGTTAGCCATGTTAACAGCTAGCGCTAGCcttacctaaaaaaaacatcacGTCCTTGCGTCCTCCATCTTGCCTCGGGAGTTCCAGTACCGTATTGCATAAGCACCAAAcactttgtttacaaataaattgcGGGTAAATGtgtacataaaaacaatagaGCGCTTTTTTGTGTTACAAATTGTGTAATTTCAGCAGTTGTGCCGAAAATTAACTCCGCTAGCCAGCTAGCGACCAAATTAGCTCTGTACCGCGAGCTAGCGCAGCGACTCGGTTCAGGCAGACATCCGCGCTCTGTGCTCCTCCACAGCTAGCCTGGCTAGCAAAATACAAATCAACTAAGTTCCACATAGCTCTCCGCCATTTTACAGCTAACTTACCTTGTTGTAAAATGTAGTCGGGGCACAATCGtaacttttattattcttaaccaGTCTCTCGCCCAATCCCGCtacaaatctgttaaaaaagagtttaaaagtCGCGGTCAGAGGCAGTTTCGGACGTTCTCTCACCCCGCTCGCTCCGTAGTTCGGTTTGTTGTTTCGACGACCTAGGAGGAGGAAATCCTGGTGCAGAGCTACCACCTAGCGGCCACATCGACCCCTTTAGCAACAAAGCCGATGGCCTGACATCTAGTGGCCACCGCTAGGTACTGCACCCATATTTTAATGGTCCTTCTGCACAGATAGGACAAATTTAAAGCCCACAATTGAACAGAATGGATATATAGACAGGCTTTTAACTGATTATAGCTATTTTAAACCAGTAAGACTGGGTATTTACTGGATCACCTGTATCACCCCCTTTAAAATAAGGAGTAATAAACCAGAATTTTAAACGGTCCATAATATtaggaaaatacaaaaatatcacAACTCATCAGCTCTTCATTCAATGTATATAAATCAGCTTACAACACTGATTGCAATCAATTTACCATCAATTAATTTAGCTGGTCAATTTATGCCACTAAGAATATGCTGCCCATGCCCATATTATATCAAAGCATCTAATTTCAAATCTCATGTGTTCAAATCAACATATTAATATATCCTATTTGGAATAGTTGTCAAATCTCCTGCCTAATAGGTGAACATTGGCTTGGAGTTGTTTGAAACTGTAATCACAGTAAAGAAGTTGAAATtgaatctataaaaaaaaaaatcaaatgcacCTCAAGTCAGattattaaagatttatttagttaatttacAGAAAAGATTGCATGATGAAAAATTGACATCCAAAATCCCACAATATCTTGATGGGATTTTATCAAGACATCATGATAAAATCCAATCTCAGCCTGTGCATTAGCTTATGCAATGTCAGAGGAATTAAAGTGACTGAAACCCCTCAGCCACTTAACTCAAGATAAAGTAAAATTAGAGTCATCACACAAAActagagaaaggaagaaaaccaTGTTTGCCCAAAATGTGTATTTACATGCATGTTACACCgattaaaacaaagacacaacaacaacatgctATACATACAATATACAGCTATTTACTATCCAAATGATTGTGAAAATATTAGcttcttaaaatatatatgtataattaaaatgcatttacagCAGTAAGTATATTACAGGTCATCTAATATACACATATTATCAATTAgtacattaatttatttgtttcacaaCCCCTCATATatgcatacatacacacacacacacacacacacacacacacttttttaggCCAACAAGGTCCTGAAGCATAGTTTCCTTAGGAGTGTGGGAAAAAAGGGAAACGCAAAGATACATGTGTAGGTAGTCAAActgtcagttaaaaaaaaaaaaaaagtaataattaccTTTTAACATATTGTGTACATGTTGCTATTCTTTGTGAAATCTAGAAATTCCCTCCTAGAAGAACTTATCTACCACACCTGCtttaaattacaacatttagAACATAAAGCAGCATCCATGATAGACAGCAGCTTATATTTTCCCTTAAGCGATGTAGGCTTTGATTTTTTGTGTGATGGCTCCGCAGCAGATGGGACACTTGACGAGTGACTCTGAGCACTGCTCGCAACTGACCAGATGACCGCACGGGATGAAGACCATGCACATATCTCTGTCCATGCAGATTTTGCACTGTTTTTCCCTCTGCAGCTTCCTTAGCTTCTCCATCGGGTCCTCATCTAAAAGAAACGGGTTGAAGAAATTATACGATGGCCAACTACTTGCATGAAATTCTACTACAAATCAGTATATTCTCTGTTgtacaaaaagagaaatccacAGAATTGTAAGTAATACCACAGGGTTctaaaagataataataataaaaatagtatggtaatttaagaatattttcaaCCGACAGTTATTATTGAAGAATCTAATTAATTTCAATGGATAGCACCAGTCTAGTTTTTAGGTTTTCAATTAATTTTCAGGCCTTCTAATTAAATTACACTCTATAAACAATTACCTTTTTCATTGGCTGAAAATCCATTCTGATGACTTGAAGcctagaagaaaaaacaggaagtcattttCAGCACATGACTGAATTGATGcggagaaacaaaaatacttctggtaacaataattttaaaaaaagattcacaaaCATAAAACGATGCAAGAATCAAGTAATTTATTTGGTTTCAAAAAGAACACGCTAGATAGTATCAGTGCTACGCTAGACAGTATCAATGCAGCATTGTGTTCAGGAATTCGCTAAAGTAGCTGAAAGTTATGAATGACAACACTTTCCAAATAACTCACACTGGGAGCTAACCAATAGCATTAGATACGCATAAGAAACTGCACAAGATTTACTAAAACCCAACTGCAgcaataaaagttacatttaaaataaatattacagtaCTGTTAATATTTTCCAATCCAAACTTTCATTCTTTGCCCAACTCAAACTTCAAGGTCTTGTAACATTTGGGACATCTaggaacaaaacatttaccTACTTGGTTTTTACAATCTATACATTTCACTAAACTAGCACAATGCTTGTTAGTGTCTATTGGACAATGTGGTAggattatttcacaaaatttaaTGGTGTTGGGACCAAATTTGAGCACCTTTCATGAAAAATCTAGGCCCGAGTTATCCTAATCTCTAAAGCGCAACTGTGATacctttgtttttacatttgttttgcaaaaaaaaaaataatgataataattagaAATCTGCTTTGTATTAAGAACCAAAAGTCCAGTTTAAAATCCTGAACTAAGATAACCTAGACAATAAAATTTTGTTAATGACTAATTTATGAATTTTGACAGCAACTTAAAAACCTAAGTTGTGATGTGacaaactgaaactgaacaTAATTTATAGATGCATTAACATGAAAAGCTTAATTCCTTAATTCCAGTTTTTTTGACACCGTCATACGACATAAGGTCTGGAAGCTCAAACATTTGTCATCAATGAGTGCGTTTTTTCCTCATAAATATAtccaaacatggaaaataataaaatatcaagcCAGCGTTCATGTTGTATCAGATaaacataaaatggaaaaaataaaataaaataaataaatactcacAGCACTACTTTGTTCATGTCTTTTTAGGTGGACGCTGTTGACAAATGCAACTCCCTTTTCTTCCAACAAGAAGGTGCATCTAAtcgaaagagaaaaaaaatgtaaaatacttactaaaacattaacagaaagACAGCAACAAGAATATCACTGTGGATGGACTGTAGGAGTACAGCCAGAAATAAAACGTTTGCATTTACCCGGGGTATTCTTTAGCATGTTCTTCCCAGGGGTCTTCATCGGGCAGCCAGCCTTTTAGACCTCCACTACAACGGAAGCATAACACCTGGTCTTCTAGccctaaaaaaatttttaaaaaaatttaaaacattaaaaagaaaatcccaacaTTTTACTGTCAAAGCCATAAGATAATTGAAACACTTTCTCTGGTTCCTATTTCATATCTGTGCTCTACCTGTGCTGTAGAAACCAGCTCTCGCGAGCTTCTTGTGGTCGACGGGGTGCCGAACGTGAGCGAAGCTACTGAGCCTCCCCTCGAAAGTCTCCATATTTCTCCCCTGGTTCACGTTTAGAGCTTCCCTCATCGGCTCATCTGCGTTGTCCAGCAGCGGGACGTTCCCTACGTCGTGGCCGAGGATGAAAAAGCAGTTGGGATAGTGTCTGGCGTGTTCTTCCCAAGGGCGGTCTCCGTTTTCCCAGCTGTTCAGCTTGTTGCCGCAGCAGAAACACTCCACCCGGTCGCCCTGTCCCAAGTAGAAGAAGCCGGCTTGAGCCAGGTCTCCGGGTCTTACGGCCGCATTGGAGGGCCAAGAAGAAAAGCTGTCCAGGCGGGCCTGTTCACTCTTCATGTGAGGTATCCTAGGGTAGAGGGTCTCGTCAACCACTTCACCAGTGGACACTCGGTACTGCATATCCTCTGCAACTTCGTCGTAGATGAGAGGGGTAATATAATTCGGCTTCATGCTGTTTGGGTGGCAGCACACGAGGAACCGGCATGATGGAGAAACCTGCACGAGCAAGAAACATACGGTTACATCAAAAATGAgtcaaaaaaccccccaaaacaagTTGGTCTTACTGTaaccaataaatatatttacctCCTTGTGCCTTTGCACAGGCGTGTCTCCACTATGCCAGTTCTCCACAGTCTGAttgcagctgaaacactggACGCGGTCTGCGTCGCCGGTGAAGTAAAAGCCCGCCCTCGCCAACCGTTCGGGCGGGACTTCCCGAGCCAGGGTGGATCCCCGGAACGACTGGCAGCGATTATCGAAGTTTGAGAAGTCAGGACCGTCTGATTCCAAATTGCTGTATTCGCCTTGCTGAGACATAATTGGTCGAGGAAATCGCTGGGTGCGTAAAAGTTTGAGAGGGGCAGGAtgtctgaggaggaaaaacagaaagtgtttgGTAATATGTAGGCTTTGAAATGGGTCCTTTGAGAGAGGCAGCCGAGAGTTCTTCACATGCAGACACTGAATAGACCATGTGTGGGATGGGCATTCCAAGGGGAGTAACCCAGTACTCCATTACAAGGCAGTAATAATAACTTCTCTCAAAGGGCGACACTGAGCACGAAGGGGAACCTTAAACACTTTTCCTTTCCAGGAACATAGATGCAAATAGTTACCATGAAGACCACACAACATATTTTATGGACGGAATGGTACGCTGTGTTCTTGACACTCAGGAAGTTGGAAAACATGTTAGGAATTCATGGGAACAATTTAATTACGTAATCAGGTCGGCTTTAATTGCGGCTGCCTTGCTGTCATACCGGTGTGGACATGCCTCTAAATCATTATGTGAAGGTCAAACCTAGTAATTATACACAAGCATTGATCAGTTTGGGGATGGTGTGAAGCTGCTGTAAAAGGCGGTGCGTTTACTTTGTCGATTGTGATCTTTGCACTGCATACTGTCGAAATTCCTCCCAAGAAAGCTGTGATCAGATCAGGAAGTTGTCGGCGACGCACTTAAATTCTCATGGCTTCCCCCCGCCTACGctttgttaaaactgaaaatgggaACTTTTAAAAGGTGTTTTACCACCATGTGCCGATAAAAGCACGCCCACATTTTTGAATGGATATTagctttaaaactattttactgttttaattttaaagtcgGAGACGAAAGCAAACGTAATTACCGTCACCTTAATCCTGTTCCATGGGACATAATACACAAACTCTGAATTATGTGAAACAAAGCAGAGTATCCTCTTAAAAATATCCACAGTAATGCGTTCAGCTGAAGTTCTCAGTTTGGACTTTAACCTTGGCTCCTGTTTCTAATAGTGTCCTTTAAACCGGAGTAGCAACGGCAGCTATGTTTGCTAGTTAGATTAGCATGATGCTACTTTACGCAGTTCCGCATCGGTAAGAAAATCTCAATATCTACCTTTCTCACGTCTTTGGGACGGGTCCGTAGTTTCTTACTTCACTCGATATCACCACCCACAGCGAAGTACAATGACTGCTGGGGGCCGTTTATTTAGTAACCCTTCTAGTTATGCAGTTCCTCCCTCTCAGGGAGCAGCAGCGTGATGACGTCACGAAAAAGGTTTTGAGTGGaatttttatgctttcattATTTTAAGCGACCTTATTTACTATCAGGACCAAAATTGACCGCAATCAAAAGACgggaaaaatgtttgacattacGTTTGCATATaattgaaaatagaaaaaaaaattataaagaaatatttaacaaattcaAACAGTAAAATGCATTATGTAGATTCACTATAAAGTAACGTATTTAAAATAGTAATGTACCGATATGACAATTTGGGCCAATGACGATAACCAATACTAATATTACAGCTATGGCTGATAATCAATACTTACCgatattgtttatatatttcaCTATGCTTTTGAAACCTTGAAAAAATTGCCACACCACTGACTTCACCACAGAGtgtctgcttcagttaaacagtaactgcatttaatcatatttcaaaTGTGATATTTATGAGCTGTGTCAGAGTACACCTTTACTGAAATTGATAAAGTtaacaatttcaaaaatgttgacaGTTTTTGGGGTGTTTAAACATCAGTTGGACTTTATCATGACAACAATCAATCTAAATCTTACTGTGACCAAAAATATCATGATAAAACAGGCTAACATGTTCACTATTAtttgttcacaaaaacaaacagcaacaagatggaagTAAATATTGGTTGATAATATTGGCCCAATGTTATTCATCAGATCAGTACAgatatggtaaaaaaaaaaataaaaaaatacaatccaGGGTTGCATCATTGTAGATTGTTGTAAAGTGagtctgtgaaatatttaattagacaaaacattgacagttttttttttgtttgtttctgaataaaataatttgaaaacgGCTTTTTGCATTGTTTAGGTCTGATAATAAAACTTGTTTCaagatttgaaatatttaagcatGACGACAAAGGAAAAATACCATTTTACACCAATGTATATTTCAGCCCTCTAACAGAatctgagtttatttaaatttgaccaTAAATGCAATATAACTACACACAGCTTTAGTCCAGTTATACTTTATTAAAAAGCTGTactttttcctctcctttcaaattcaaatagtAGTTGTAGATTTGTCCGTGCGTGTGGGGGACAATACTTAACATCTGTGTGAAACTAACCCCTGCTGTATAAAGTTCACTGAGATGACTTCATGAGCTTTCTTAGAACAAATAGTTTCAGTTACAGGGAACATTCACAGCATgcttataattttttattcatcGCCACACTTCAATCGCAAATGACTGTAGAAACAGATATGTGGTAGACTGTGGCCATGAGGTTGACATCGATGAGGCAACACCAATTTTGTCACCTGCTAAAAGTCATTCATGGCCGTTTCCCTCTAACGCCTGTTTGGCGTGTCTTGACTCAACTATACACTGAGTGGTTATAAGGTTATAACCACTTATCACTTATCGCAATAACTGATGTTTGAAAAACCTTCCTAGGTATTAGTAGTAAGACAGGTATTGAGACTTCCGCTGTTCAAATCACAATGCATCCATTGTCTACCCAAACAGCTCTTTAGGTACGGccttgattaaaaatgtttaggtttcaggttgtattaaaacaaaagtacaaaattgAGAAATGCaagttttttattctgttgttaGAACGATACATCGGTTAATACAGTTATTACTGTATAATCTTACTTGGAACatctttgttattttgactCTAATGTAGATCTAtgcaaaaatgtagaaaaataccTGTTACGCTCCCACACCTGTACACTGGTGGGAGCATAGGGGCCATGGAAAAAAAAGGCACTTTTTGTCCCTTACAGAGTAACACAAGTCTAACAAGCTAATATAGGCTGGTAAGTTAGTCATAGCTTGCCAGTTGTAGTTTCAGCtgaattttgtatatttttctaagcattaataaataaataaaaaacacagaacaagtGTTAGTCATCTTTTAGCCAGC harbors:
- the LOC122837308 gene encoding E3 ubiquitin-protein ligase XIAP, which encodes MSQQGEYSNLESDGPDFSNFDNRCQSFRGSTLAREVPPERLARAGFYFTGDADRVQCFSCNQTVENWHSGDTPVQRHKEVSPSCRFLVCCHPNSMKPNYITPLIYDEVAEDMQYRVSTGEVVDETLYPRIPHMKSEQARLDSFSSWPSNAAVRPGDLAQAGFFYLGQGDRVECFCCGNKLNSWENGDRPWEEHARHYPNCFFILGHDVGNVPLLDNADEPMREALNVNQGRNMETFEGRLSSFAHVRHPVDHKKLARAGFYSTGLEDQVLCFRCSGGLKGWLPDEDPWEEHAKEYPGCTFLLEEKGVAFVNSVHLKRHEQSSAASSHQNGFSANEKDEDPMEKLRKLQREKQCKICMDRDMCMVFIPCGHLVSCEQCSESLVKCPICCGAITQKIKAYIA